The following proteins come from a genomic window of Megalops cyprinoides isolate fMegCyp1 chromosome 6, fMegCyp1.pri, whole genome shotgun sequence:
- the LOC118778825 gene encoding troponin I, slow skeletal muscle-like — protein MPEQAQERKSKISASRKLMLKSLMVAKAKEELEQESMEKEEEKQRYLAERAPPLSTSGMSFSELQELCRELHAKIDVVDEERYDIEAKVLHNTREIKDLNIKVLDLRGKFKRPNLRRVRVSADAILRSLLGSKHKVSMDLRANLKSVKKEDTEKERPVEVSDWRKNVEAMSGMEGRKKMFDAAKGPTQ, from the exons ATGCCCGAACAGGC gCAAGAG AGAAAGTCCAAGATCTCAGCTTCCCGAAAGCTTATGCTCAAG AGCTTAATGGTGGCCAAAGCGAAAGAGGAACTGGAACAGGAGAGtatggagaaggaggaggagaaacagagataCCTGGCAGAGAGGGCACCCCCTCTGAGTACCAGTGGCATGTCATTCTCTGAGCTCCAG GAGCTTTGTCGAGAGCTGCACGCCAAGATTGACGTGGTGGATGAGGAGCGATATGACATTGAGGCAAAAGTCCTGCACAACACCAGAGAG ATCAAGGACTTGAACATTAAAGTTCTGGACCTGAGGGGAAAGTTCAAGCGTCCTAATTTGCGGAGGGTAAGGGTGTCTGCCGACGCTATCCTGCGATCGCTGCTGGGCTCCAAGCACAAGGTGTCGATGGACCTACGCGCCAACCTCAAGTCTGTCAAGAAGGAGGACACTGAGAAG GAGAGGCCCGTGGAGGTCAGCGACTGGAGGAAGAACGTGGAGGCCATGTCTGGCATGGAGGGCAGGAAGAAGATGTTCGATGCTGCTAAGGGCCCTACACAATGA
- the tnnt2b gene encoding troponin T, cardiac muscle isoforms, protein MSDTEEVEYEEQEGVQEGTEGEEKDDAQEAGAGEEREDEEEAKPKPKPTFVPNLGAPKIPDGEKVDFDDIHRKRMEKDLNELQTLIEAHFESRKKEEEELLNLKDRIEKRRSERAEQLRIRTEREKERQTRLAEEKARKEEEEAKKKADDDAKKKKVLTSLHYSGYVQKTEKRGGKRQTEREKKRRILSERRKELNIDGLNENKLKEKATELWQQIHQLEAEKFELQYQVARQKYEVIVLRNRVSDHQKITKGTRTKRGLRK, encoded by the exons AtgtcagacacagaggaagtTGAATATGA ggaACAGGAAG GAGTCCAGGAGGggactgagggagaggaaaaagatgATGCTCAGGAGGCAG gagctggagaggaacgAGAGGATGAAG AAGAAGCTAAGCCCAAACCGAA ACCAACTTTCGTACCCAACCTCGGAGCTCCCAAGATCCCAGATGGAGAGAAAGTCGACTTTGAT GACATCCACCGCAAGCGTATGGAGAAGGACCTGAATGAGCTGCAAACACTAATTGAAGCCCACTTTGAGAGCCggaagaaggaagaggaggaactCCTGAACCTCAAAGACAGGATT GAGAAACGGCGCTCTGAACGTGCGGAGCAGCTTAGAATccgcacagagagagaaaaggaacgTCAGACCAGGTTGGCG GAGGAGAAGGCGcgaaaggaggaggaggaggcaaaGAAGAAGGCAGATGATGATgcaaagaagaagaaggtgCTCACCAGCCTGCATTACAGCGGCTATGTGCAAAAG ACAGAGAAGCGAGGCGgcaagagacagacagagcgagagaaGAAAAGGAGGATCCTGAGTGAACGCCGCAAGGAGCTGAACATCGATGGTCTGAATGAGAACAAGTTGAA GGAGAAGGCCACGGAGCTCTGGCAGCAGATACATCAGCTGGAGGCAGAGAAATTTGAACTTCAGTACCAGGTCGCACGGCAAAAGTATGAG
- the LOC118778824 gene encoding cysteine and glycine-rich protein 1 — translation MPFGGGNKCGCCQKTVYFAEEVQCEGKSFHKSCFLCMVCKKNLDSTTVAVHMDEIFCKSCYGKKYGPKGYGFGGGAGTLSMDKGESLGIRHEEQAPHRPTTNTNLSKFAQKSGSSDVCPRCDKAVYAAEKVVGGGNAWHKSCFRCAKCGKGLESTTLADKDGEIYCKGCYAKNFGPKGFGFGQGAGALAHAQ, via the exons ATGCCTTTCGGAGGGGGAAACAAGTGTGGCTGCTGTCAAAAGACAGTGTACTTCGCAGAGGAGGTGCAGTGCGAGGGGAAGAGCTTCCACAAGTCCTGCTTCCTGTGCA TGGTATGTAAGAAGAACCTGGACAGCACAACGGTGGCAGTCCACATGGATGAGATCTTCTGCAAGTCCTGCTATGGCAAGAAGTACGGGCCAAAAGGCTATGGCTTCGGTGGAGGAGCAGGGACCCTGAGCATGGATAAGGGTGAATCCCTCGGAATCAGACATGAAGA ACAAGCCCCCCACCGTCCAACCACCAACACTAACCTCTCCAAGTTCGCCCAGAAGTCTGGCAGCTCCGATGTGTGCCCCCGCTGTGACAAGGCGGTCTACGCAGCAGagaaggtggtggggggtggaaaT GCCTGGCACAAGAGCTGCTTCCGCTGTGCAAAGTGTGGAAAGGGGCTGGAGTCCACCACTCTAGCTGACAAGGATGGAGAAATCTACTGCAAAG GATGTTACGCCAAGAATTTTGGTCCTAAAGGATTCGGGTTTGGCCAGGGTGCAGGAGCACTAGCACATGCCCAGTAG